ATTCAGTTGTTGGACTTTCCCTTCGCGGATAATTGTCCTGACAGCTGGGGTCGCAATCATAACCTCTACAGCCGGAACTAATCCACCCTTTATGCGCGGAATCAATCTCATTGAAATAACACCGGAGATGGTATTTGCCAATTGGGATATTATTTGCCGTTGCTGTTGCGGAGGGAAAATATCAATAATACGCTCGATGCTTTGGGCTGCATTATTGGTGTGAAGAGACGCAAAAACCAGATGCCCAGTTTCTGCAGCAGTCACAGCGGTACTTACAGTATCATAATCCCGCATTTCACCCACCATTATTACGTTCACATTTTCACGAAACGTAGAACGTAGGGCCTTGTTGAAAGATATGGTGTCAAAGTAAACCTCTCTCTGGTCAATTATGCTTTTATCTGGAGTAAAAACGTATTCAATCGGATCCTCAATGGTTATTATTTTCTCACCGCGCTCGTGATTTATCAGGTCTATCAGCGACGCCAGCGTCGTGGACTTGCCATGTCCGTTGGGGCCGACGACCAAAACAAATCCTTGAGACAATCTCGTAAATATCTTTAAAATCGGCGGCAAATTAAGTTCATCAACCGTTTTAATTTCACTGGGAATAAGGCGAAAAGCAGCAGCAAAGTTGCCCCTGGTGTGATATAGATTCACCCTAAAACGCAGCTTATTGCTTAATTCATAAGAAAAATCTAGTTCTTTTTCAGCTAAAAATTTTTCTTTAGGGCCATCGCTAACCAACGACAAAACCAAGTTGTTGAGCAACTGATTATCCAGGATCTTGCGATCGGTTAATGGCACTAGCCGCCAGTCAATGCGAATTGTCGGATAGTGTCCGGGCGATAAATGCAAATCAGAGCCACCCTTTTGGGCAGTTACCGTTAAAAGCTCATCTAACTGTTTTTTATAATTTTCGCTTTGTATGTTTTGTGATGTATCCATCCTCGCTCTAAATTTTTAATTTCCAATTTTTAATTTTTAAATAAATCTTAATGTTTTAATTTTTAAACATTAGAAATTATTTATAAAATTATAAAATTAAAAATTATACCCTGGCGTATCGCTTCTTTCCGCAATTCTTCCTCGGAAATATTTGTAAGGACTATTCTTTCCAGTTCATCGGTCATGGCCAATGTCTCAAACACACCCATCCTGCCCTTATAGGACTTGCCGTTACATTCCTTGCAACCTTCGCCAGGTTTAAATATTTCAAAATTACTCTTGGGCAACTCTTTTTGGGCGTCGGGCGGCATTTTATCTAACGCCTTCTTTATCATAAACTCTTCACCGGTGTTGGCTTTGGTTTTTATTTTGCAGGTTTGACATAATTTTCTGACCAACCTCTGAGCCACCGCCAAGTTAAGCGTCGGGGCAATCAGATATTTTTCCACGCCCATATCAACTAACCTGGGAATGACGCCGATTGTATCGTTTGTGTGCAAGGTAGAAAGCACGACATGGCCGGTCAAAGATGCTTGAATCGCCAAACTGGCGGTTTCACCGTCTCTAATCTCGCCCACCATTATTACATCCGGGTCTTGCCTCAAGATATGCCTTAGGCCATTGGCGAAAGTGTAGTTAATTTCTTCGTGCGTTT
This sequence is a window from Candidatus Yanofskybacteria bacterium. Protein-coding genes within it:
- a CDS encoding PilT/PilU family type 4a pilus ATPase, which gives rise to MDTSQNIQSENYKKQLDELLTVTAQKGGSDLHLSPGHYPTIRIDWRLVPLTDRKILDNQLLNNLVLSLVSDGPKEKFLAEKELDFSYELSNKLRFRVNLYHTRGNFAAAFRLIPSEIKTVDELNLPPILKIFTRLSQGFVLVVGPNGHGKSTTLASLIDLINHERGEKIITIEDPIEYVFTPDKSIIDQREVYFDTISFNKALRSTFRENVNVIMVGEMRDYDTVSTAVTAAETGHLVFASLHTNNAAQSIERIIDIFPPQQQRQIISQLANTISGVISMRLIPRIKGGLVPAVEVMIATPAVRTIIREGKVQQLNLMIDTGSDVGMVSLNRSLADLVRRGEISYEQAEFYSLHPAELRTLLK